One genomic segment of Helicobacter enhydrae includes these proteins:
- a CDS encoding NFACT family protein: MKLSRLKAIAQMFGGYQQMYSLRRVEENLFCLCLDFDTFYLDMTRGRSAIFVSEAKILGNVYQSAFDLALLRYCSRSKIERVSVDGNNRILVFEFWYVLPYKQEKMYLHFECTGRYTNVILCDSAYRIVDCLHHITQGVRVIRPKAPFVPLPQPQECVCSEAEPLEGLRDRLGEVCEQRNAQKISTQKANLKLAVQKKYEQTQEMLCALPQEEELQQEADKMQKWGSLILAHLHKLGHFESTINLQDMESGECVEIAFPSKVYAYAQGANYFFAQSKKAKKRLQNLHLQQESLKGKMDFLLKKLAFIDRAESYEALRIFETKTSKRKKEGKKDYESFFLDAFKVSMGRNAKENIKLLQDAKGEDLWLHLQGIPSSHMIIHCGKQAVREEVIAQSAKILAGLNGILDKNIVVDYTKRKFVKIVEGSNVVYAKQKSLRV; this comes from the coding sequence GTGAAACTCTCAAGGCTTAAAGCAATCGCACAGATGTTTGGGGGCTATCAGCAGATGTATTCTTTGCGTCGTGTCGAGGAAAATCTGTTTTGTCTGTGTTTGGATTTTGATACTTTTTATTTGGATATGACAAGGGGGAGAAGTGCGATCTTTGTGAGTGAGGCGAAGATTTTGGGGAATGTCTATCAGTCGGCGTTTGATTTGGCACTTTTGCGTTATTGCTCTAGATCCAAGATAGAGCGTGTTTCTGTGGATGGGAACAATCGGATTTTGGTGTTTGAGTTTTGGTATGTGTTGCCCTATAAGCAGGAGAAGATGTATTTGCATTTTGAATGCACGGGGCGTTATACCAATGTGATTTTGTGCGATAGTGCTTATAGGATTGTGGATTGTTTGCACCATATCACTCAAGGTGTGCGTGTGATCCGTCCCAAAGCCCCTTTTGTCCCATTGCCCCAACCTCAAGAATGTGTGTGCAGTGAGGCAGAGCCATTGGAGGGGCTAAGAGATAGGCTTGGAGAAGTGTGTGAGCAACGCAATGCCCAAAAAATCTCGACCCAAAAAGCCAATCTCAAACTTGCTGTGCAAAAAAAATACGAGCAAACCCAAGAGATGTTGTGTGCCTTGCCCCAAGAAGAGGAATTACAACAAGAGGCAGACAAAATGCAGAAATGGGGGAGTTTGATTTTGGCACATTTGCACAAGCTAGGGCATTTTGAATCAACAATCAATTTGCAAGATATGGAGAGTGGGGAGTGTGTGGAAATCGCGTTTCCATCCAAGGTGTATGCCTATGCTCAAGGGGCAAATTACTTTTTTGCCCAAAGCAAAAAGGCAAAGAAGCGATTGCAAAACTTGCATTTGCAACAAGAAAGCCTCAAGGGCAAAATGGATTTTTTGCTCAAAAAACTTGCATTTATCGATCGGGCAGAGAGCTATGAGGCGTTGCGTATCTTTGAAACCAAAACTTCCAAAAGAAAAAAAGAGGGCAAAAAAGACTATGAGAGCTTTTTTTTGGACGCGTTCAAGGTGTCGATGGGACGCAATGCCAAAGAAAACATCAAGCTATTGCAAGACGCCAAAGGAGAGGATCTGTGGCTGCATTTGCAGGGGATCCCATCCTCTCATATGATTATCCATTGTGGGAAACAAGCCGTGCGTGAAGAGGTGATTGCTCAGAGTGCCAAGATTTTGGCAGGATTAAATGGGATTTTGGATAAAAATATTGTGGTCGATTATACAAAACGCAAGTTTGTGAAAATCGTTGAAGGGTCCAATGTGGTCTATGCCAAACAAAAAAGCCTAAGGGTTTGA